From the Burkholderia sp. GAS332 genome, one window contains:
- a CDS encoding filamentous hemagglutinin: MNKLTYRLVFSRLRNMLVAVEETASSAGKTSQGEAAGTLPAVSASGLYSFRFALHPVAFAVLALGGVIFAPMPAHAQIVPGGANAPSVIQAPNGLPQVNINRPSSAGVSLNTYGQFDVQKPGAILNNSPVITGTQQAGQINGNPNFGAGQSARIIVNQVNSRAASQINGYLEVAGQRAEVVIANGSGISVNGGGFLNTSRAILTTGTPNFASDGSLAGFNVSGGNITVQGAGLDGSTVDQVDLLARAVQVNAAIYAGKNLNVITGANQIGHDSLAFTPIAGDGPAPAVSIDVSQLGGMYSGRIFLASNEYGVGVSNQGVIAAQAGDLTLQSNGLLALTGKTSASGNLAATGSDIQNSGTTYAQQGATLSASGTFTNSGMLAAQQNTTVNAASVNSTGTLGAGINDDGSVGPSGDLNVTASGQLNATGQNVAGGNASLSGSGVNLAGSSTSANGALALAANSGDLNLSGATTTAGGTLNATATGTLTNDNGALSSGGAHTITAGALSNCSGQIVSGGTLTENVAGAASNSGGTMQAAGALTTHAGSLDNTAGHIASLNADGLNVTTTGLLNNGQDGAIGGNGNVTVQAGQIANAGSITAVQNLIATAVQTLFNGGTLAANGNVSASAGTTLTNSGQFGASRALVLSAATFDNSGGTASADQFTLHAANLVNHGGSITQTGTGTTTIDVTGTLDNSAGGTLQTNSTDLTLSSATLDNDGGTITHAGQGKLEINAGNGTGALSNVGGAIVSNGEVAVESSTLDNASGSIIGQNGLTATVGAALNNTNGKLLSNTDLSVASGTLNNDGGQIGAGSNATIHSGSLTNHGGAIVAPNLTVATGSTLDNSGGDIEANQLALGATDLLNHGGTITQYGASPMSVNVSNTLDNSNGGTFQTNSTDLTLAPATLDNDGGTITHAGTGTLTIAPGNGAGSISNGGGKIITAGEIAAQAGSLNNANGVLAAQGNIAANIAGDVNNTQGEVRSLSSLSLASGGTLTNTNGQIQSGTGAAGDASTLGVQAASVDNTDGLVGNLGTGDTTVQGGSQTINSGGAITGNGNVAVNTSSLSNTQGAQLSGENVTVQAGTVDNSGGQIGTFVGPNGDVAITTTGAVTNTNGQIGATHNLSVNAAALTGGGAYSAANDVAVSVQGDFAPTPDLQFNAGHDLTFTLPGTFANGAMLQAVNNLGINAGDIGNSGVMMVGGTLTTHSNTLENTGAMVGGSVSLNANSTISNVGPTAFIGATDSNGTLELLAQDIENRDDTTATDTQATTAIYGLGKVVLASGKDANGNYTSANLIRNQSALIESAGDMELHATQVTNTRTAMTTTGLNQPVDPNLLTQLGISLSGCAAINMAACSGQDVGWATADNPAFLTMIGGVYTVPPRTGQWNSGYQYTTYTGVALANLIASISPQAQIVAGGDLDASHVGLFQNYWSAVAAIGNIAAPVALDQNSWQGQTAPRVQVTYSGYYHYNNYDNTEHDWTLPFGDAPFVGSRPGGYSQAAPADIRSYSLPSYESTFVAGGTLSGTGVSIDNTAGNAGIPSLGLAPGQALSGVNIDGVSGNAGGTKAGAATVNGGSGMVNPVIASATAQNVLQTLTIPQGGLFSPATAPGATWLIETNPAFTNQKTFISSDYYLQQLGLNPQTTEKRLGDGFYEQQLVRNQITSLTGKAVLGPYTDLQSMYQSLLAAGASLAQSLDLPFGMSLSPEQVAALTGNVIIMQTETVNGQQVLVPVVYLAKASQHEMNGPLIAATDIDLRNTQTFSNSGTVQASDTLSIQGQQIDNAFGKLQSGGLMSLTTSGNVDLTSATVNAGSLALNAGGDLLLNTAVKTVDQMSATGATRTTTTLGPIANLNVVGDGAIVTGGNFEQNAGNLNVGGNLGMAVGGNYDLGSVQTGEHKVVERANGVSNTDLNQTTGSSVNVGGISQIGVGGDLTATGANLNLSGGGALAANGNVTFQAAKATSTIDSNSSGSNSHGSYSDSQHLSADTLTGTTLNSGNSLTLASGHDINVTGSTINLDQGTATLAAANNVNIGAATATYVDNSTQTGSHSNMVSGKEVSSSRDTTTTLNQGSMISADGVSISSGKDINVAGSMIVGTNDVALSAVHDVNITTTQDTSQSSSFYEEKKSGFGAMSGRGLSLNYGTSDTKETTHDSSVTNNGSLVGSTNGNLSIQAGNTLHVTGSDLVAAQNVTGVAANVIINAATNTSHHDETQEVKQNGFTLGLSGSVGDAINGAYQQGQALASGNSNGRAEALHAIAAGGNAAMAGMGAADIAGGATGPNAPSIGVQLSFGSSQSKNTFTEDQTTQKGSNVLAGGTAAFVATGDGTTGSGNLTIAGSNVNANDVVLAAKNQVNIVNTTNTDTTASTNKSSSASVGVSYGTQGFGVSASMSNAHGDGNSDAAIQNASHVSGANSVTVVSGGDTNIIGSQVSGGQVTANVGGNLNIESVQDTTVSTAHQSSAGGGFSISQGGGSASFSAQNGHADSNYAQVNEQAGIQAGHGGFDINVKGNTNLTGAVISSTADASQNSLTTGTLTYSDIQNQSHYSATSNGISAGVGVGSTGKATGPGSVSGTPGVSPMISQNESGDSSATTTSGIAAGTITITDAANQTQDIASINRDTSNLNGTVSQTPDVQNILSQQADTMQAAQAAGQVVAQGIGAYAESKLEAAQKAGDTATAAAWAEGGDNRALLHLAGGALIGGLGGGSVFTAVGGGLGAGLSSKLAGQLENLSKGVASETGSELLGNLAANVAAGVGGALVGGTAGAATASNVELYNQMHHQKKDLVSQACGAGAQCSDATLSAAIQAQQALSGAAAENVAQTGVAAGLVAGGAAAIVLGPEAFAAYMAAQAGYSLTTAALTGAGISGGLYTGSAIVGAGLGYKQQDFGAGFDQRFSMPGLAAASTVGAINGMFKTSMFGWAGVANSIKNVTTVPGFVIQANGLALGQFAGKAAQGAVHQNNSTP; encoded by the coding sequence ATGAACAAACTGACGTACCGCCTGGTCTTTAGCCGACTCAGGAACATGCTGGTTGCCGTCGAGGAAACGGCGAGCAGCGCAGGCAAGACCAGTCAGGGAGAAGCAGCAGGCACGTTGCCTGCCGTATCAGCGAGCGGTCTGTATTCATTCCGGTTCGCACTGCATCCTGTAGCGTTCGCCGTGTTGGCGCTCGGCGGCGTGATATTCGCCCCGATGCCCGCCCATGCGCAGATTGTGCCGGGTGGTGCCAATGCGCCGTCCGTGATCCAGGCACCCAATGGTCTGCCGCAGGTGAACATCAACCGCCCGTCGTCTGCTGGCGTTTCGCTCAATACGTACGGACAGTTCGATGTCCAGAAGCCAGGCGCGATCCTGAATAACTCGCCCGTCATCACGGGCACGCAGCAGGCCGGGCAGATCAATGGCAACCCGAACTTCGGGGCGGGCCAGTCCGCGCGCATCATCGTGAACCAGGTCAACAGCCGCGCGGCGAGTCAGATCAACGGCTATCTCGAAGTTGCAGGGCAACGCGCAGAAGTTGTGATTGCCAACGGCTCCGGCATTTCGGTCAATGGTGGCGGCTTTCTGAACACCTCGCGCGCCATTCTGACTACAGGCACGCCGAACTTCGCCTCCGATGGTTCGCTCGCGGGTTTCAACGTTAGCGGCGGCAACATCACCGTGCAGGGTGCGGGGCTGGACGGTTCGACGGTTGACCAGGTTGATCTGCTGGCGCGTGCCGTGCAGGTCAATGCGGCGATTTACGCCGGAAAGAACCTGAATGTTATCACGGGCGCAAACCAGATCGGTCACGACTCACTTGCGTTCACGCCGATCGCAGGCGACGGACCCGCGCCGGCCGTCTCGATTGACGTGAGCCAGTTGGGAGGCATGTACAGCGGGCGTATTTTTCTGGCGAGCAACGAGTACGGCGTAGGTGTTTCGAACCAGGGCGTGATCGCCGCGCAGGCGGGCGACCTGACGCTGCAATCGAACGGCCTGTTAGCCCTCACCGGCAAGACCAGCGCGAGCGGCAATCTTGCCGCAACCGGCAGCGATATCCAGAACAGCGGCACGACCTACGCGCAGCAAGGCGCGACTCTTTCGGCCAGCGGTACGTTCACGAACAGCGGCATGCTGGCCGCGCAGCAAAATACCACGGTCAACGCCGCTAGCGTGAATTCAACCGGCACACTGGGCGCGGGCATCAACGACGATGGAAGCGTTGGCCCGAGCGGCGACCTGAACGTAACGGCATCGGGCCAGTTGAACGCGACCGGCCAGAATGTCGCGGGCGGCAATGCGTCACTGTCGGGCAGCGGGGTGAATCTCGCCGGCAGCAGCACGTCGGCGAACGGCGCACTCGCCCTTGCCGCGAACAGTGGCGACCTTAACCTGTCGGGCGCGACAACGACGGCGGGCGGCACGCTCAACGCAACCGCAACGGGCACGCTGACGAACGATAACGGTGCGCTCTCGTCGGGCGGCGCACATACGATCACCGCAGGCGCGCTGTCAAACTGTAGTGGCCAGATCGTATCGGGCGGCACGTTGACCGAAAACGTCGCGGGGGCCGCATCGAACTCGGGCGGCACGATGCAGGCGGCGGGCGCACTGACCACGCACGCAGGCAGCCTGGACAACACCGCAGGGCACATTGCGTCCCTGAACGCGGATGGCCTGAACGTCACCACAACCGGCCTGCTGAACAACGGTCAGGATGGCGCAATCGGCGGTAACGGCAATGTGACCGTGCAGGCTGGTCAGATCGCGAACGCAGGTTCGATCACGGCGGTGCAGAACCTGATTGCGACGGCCGTGCAGACGCTGTTCAATGGCGGCACGCTGGCAGCGAATGGGAACGTCAGCGCATCGGCGGGCACGACGCTGACGAACTCGGGCCAGTTTGGCGCTAGCCGCGCGCTCGTGCTCTCGGCGGCGACGTTCGATAACAGCGGCGGCACCGCCAGCGCCGACCAGTTCACGCTGCACGCTGCGAACCTCGTCAACCACGGCGGCAGCATCACGCAGACCGGCACGGGCACGACGACCATCGACGTGACCGGCACGCTCGACAATTCGGCGGGCGGTACGCTGCAAACCAACAGCACGGACCTGACACTCTCGTCCGCTACGCTCGACAACGACGGCGGCACAATTACCCATGCCGGTCAGGGCAAGCTGGAGATTAACGCGGGTAACGGCACGGGCGCGCTGTCGAACGTCGGGGGTGCGATTGTCAGCAACGGCGAGGTCGCGGTCGAGAGCAGTACGCTCGATAACGCATCGGGTTCGATCATCGGCCAGAACGGCCTGACGGCAACGGTTGGCGCAGCGCTGAACAACACGAACGGCAAGCTGCTTTCGAATACGGACCTGAGCGTTGCCAGTGGCACGCTGAACAATGATGGTGGCCAGATTGGCGCGGGCTCGAACGCAACGATCCATAGCGGATCGCTGACGAACCACGGCGGCGCGATTGTCGCGCCGAACCTCACGGTAGCGACCGGCAGCACGCTCGACAACAGCGGCGGCGACATCGAGGCGAACCAGCTTGCGCTGGGGGCAACGGATCTGCTGAACCACGGCGGCACGATCACGCAGTATGGCGCGTCGCCGATGAGCGTCAACGTCAGCAATACGCTCGACAACTCGAACGGCGGCACGTTCCAGACCAACAGTACGGACCTCACGCTTGCGCCTGCCACGCTCGACAACGACGGCGGCACGATTACCCATGCTGGAACAGGCACGCTGACGATTGCACCGGGTAACGGTGCGGGGTCAATCTCGAACGGGGGCGGAAAGATCATCACGGCGGGCGAGATTGCGGCGCAGGCCGGGAGCCTGAACAACGCGAACGGCGTGCTGGCCGCACAGGGGAATATCGCGGCGAATATCGCAGGCGACGTGAACAATACGCAGGGGGAGGTACGCTCGCTGTCGTCGCTCTCGCTCGCAAGCGGCGGCACGCTAACGAACACGAACGGACAGATCCAGTCGGGCACGGGTGCGGCGGGCGACGCGAGCACGCTCGGCGTTCAGGCCGCGTCCGTTGACAATACGGACGGTCTTGTCGGCAACCTCGGCACGGGCGATACGACCGTGCAGGGCGGCAGCCAGACCATCAACAGCGGTGGCGCCATCACTGGAAACGGTAACGTCGCCGTCAATACGTCATCGCTTTCCAATACGCAGGGCGCTCAACTAAGCGGCGAGAACGTCACGGTGCAGGCGGGCACCGTGGACAATAGCGGCGGCCAGATCGGCACCTTCGTGGGTCCAAACGGCGATGTCGCCATCACGACGACCGGTGCGGTCACGAACACGAACGGGCAGATTGGCGCGACACATAACCTGTCTGTCAACGCGGCGGCGCTCACGGGTGGCGGCGCGTACAGCGCGGCCAATGACGTTGCGGTCAGCGTACAGGGTGACTTCGCGCCGACGCCGGATCTGCAGTTCAACGCCGGTCACGACCTGACCTTTACCCTGCCCGGCACGTTCGCCAACGGCGCGATGCTTCAGGCGGTGAACAACCTCGGTATCAACGCGGGCGATATCGGCAACAGCGGCGTGATGATGGTGGGCGGCACGCTCACGACGCACTCGAACACGCTTGAGAACACGGGCGCGATGGTTGGCGGCAGCGTGTCACTCAACGCGAACAGCACGATCTCCAATGTTGGGCCGACCGCGTTCATCGGCGCGACGGACAGCAACGGCACGCTTGAACTGCTCGCGCAGGACATCGAGAACCGCGACGACACCACAGCAACCGACACGCAGGCGACCACCGCGATCTACGGTCTTGGCAAGGTCGTGCTGGCGAGCGGCAAGGATGCGAACGGCAACTACACCAGCGCGAACCTGATCCGCAACCAGTCCGCGCTGATCGAGTCGGCAGGCGACATGGAGCTTCACGCCACCCAGGTCACGAACACCCGGACGGCGATGACGACGACGGGCCTGAACCAGCCGGTCGATCCGAACCTGCTGACGCAACTTGGCATCAGTCTGTCCGGGTGTGCCGCGATCAACATGGCCGCGTGCTCGGGTCAGGATGTGGGCTGGGCCACCGCGGATAACCCGGCTTTCCTGACCATGATTGGCGGTGTGTACACGGTGCCGCCGCGCACCGGCCAGTGGAATAGCGGCTACCAGTACACGACCTATACGGGCGTGGCGCTCGCGAACCTGATTGCGTCCATCAGCCCGCAGGCGCAAATCGTTGCGGGCGGCGATCTGGATGCGTCGCATGTGGGCTTGTTCCAGAACTACTGGAGCGCCGTCGCGGCGATCGGCAACATTGCGGCACCGGTCGCGCTCGACCAGAATAGCTGGCAGGGCCAGACGGCGCCTCGCGTGCAGGTCACGTACTCAGGCTACTATCACTACAACAACTATGACAACACCGAACACGACTGGACATTGCCGTTTGGCGATGCTCCGTTTGTAGGCTCCCGTCCGGGCGGCTATAGCCAGGCCGCACCAGCTGATATCCGCTCTTACTCACTGCCCAGCTACGAATCGACGTTTGTCGCGGGTGGCACGCTTTCGGGCACGGGCGTGAGCATCGACAACACCGCTGGTAACGCGGGCATTCCGTCGCTCGGGCTTGCACCCGGCCAAGCGCTCTCCGGCGTGAATATCGACGGCGTAAGCGGCAATGCGGGTGGCACGAAAGCCGGGGCGGCGACGGTCAATGGCGGCTCGGGCATGGTCAATCCGGTTATCGCCAGCGCGACGGCGCAGAACGTTCTGCAAACCCTCACAATTCCGCAGGGCGGACTGTTCAGTCCGGCAACCGCTCCGGGTGCAACCTGGCTGATTGAAACGAATCCGGCCTTCACGAACCAGAAGACGTTCATTTCGAGCGACTACTATCTGCAACAGCTTGGCCTGAATCCGCAGACGACCGAAAAGCGTCTCGGCGATGGCTTCTATGAGCAGCAGCTTGTACGCAACCAGATTACGTCGCTGACGGGCAAGGCCGTACTCGGCCCGTACACCGACCTCCAGTCGATGTACCAGTCGTTGCTTGCCGCAGGCGCGTCGCTCGCGCAGTCGCTGGACCTGCCGTTCGGCATGAGCCTGTCGCCCGAACAGGTGGCGGCACTCACCGGCAACGTCATCATCATGCAGACCGAGACCGTCAACGGCCAACAGGTACTCGTGCCCGTCGTCTATCTCGCGAAGGCCAGCCAGCATGAGATGAACGGGCCGTTGATTGCGGCGACCGACATCGACCTTCGGAACACGCAGACCTTCAGCAATAGCGGCACGGTACAGGCCAGCGACACACTGTCGATTCAGGGCCAGCAGATCGACAACGCGTTCGGCAAGCTGCAAAGCGGCGGGCTCATGTCGCTGACGACCAGCGGCAATGTTGACCTGACTTCGGCTACCGTGAATGCCGGGAGCCTTGCGCTGAACGCGGGTGGCGACCTGCTTCTGAATACGGCGGTGAAGACCGTTGACCAGATGAGCGCGACCGGCGCGACGCGCACCACGACCACGCTTGGGCCCATTGCGAACCTGAACGTGGTGGGTGACGGGGCCATCGTGACGGGCGGCAACTTCGAGCAGAACGCGGGCAACCTGAACGTAGGCGGCAACCTCGGCATGGCGGTGGGCGGCAACTACGACCTCGGTTCGGTGCAGACTGGCGAGCACAAAGTGGTCGAGCGCGCGAATGGCGTGTCGAATACCGACCTCAACCAGACGACCGGCAGCTCAGTGAACGTCGGCGGCATATCACAGATTGGCGTGGGCGGCGACCTGACGGCGACAGGCGCGAACCTCAACCTCAGCGGCGGCGGCGCGCTCGCGGCGAACGGCAACGTGACGTTCCAGGCTGCGAAGGCAACCTCGACCATCGACAGCAACAGCTCGGGCAGCAACAGTCACGGCAGCTATTCGGATTCGCAGCACCTATCCGCCGATACGCTGACGGGGACGACGCTCAATTCCGGCAATTCGCTGACCCTCGCATCGGGTCACGATATCAACGTTACCGGCAGCACGATCAACCTCGACCAGGGGACGGCGACGTTGGCGGCAGCGAACAACGTCAACATCGGCGCGGCCACAGCGACCTATGTCGATAACTCGACGCAGACCGGCAGCCATAGCAACATGGTAAGCGGCAAGGAGGTATCGAGTTCGAGGGATACGACGACAACCTTGAACCAGGGCAGCATGATTTCGGCAGACGGCGTGTCGATCTCAAGCGGCAAGGATATCAACGTCGCGGGCAGCATGATCGTCGGCACGAACGATGTCGCGCTCAGCGCCGTGCATGACGTGAACATCACCACGACACAGGATACGAGTCAGAGCAGTTCGTTCTACGAGGAAAAGAAGTCGGGTTTCGGCGCGATGAGCGGTCGTGGATTGAGTCTCAACTACGGCACCAGCGACACGAAGGAGACGACGCACGACAGCAGTGTGACGAACAACGGCAGCCTTGTAGGCAGCACGAATGGCAACCTCTCGATTCAGGCGGGCAACACCCTGCACGTAACGGGCAGCGATCTCGTGGCAGCCCAGAATGTCACTGGCGTGGCGGCCAACGTGATCATCAATGCGGCCACCAACACCTCGCACCACGACGAAACCCAGGAGGTGAAGCAGAACGGTTTCACGCTCGGCCTGTCTGGCAGCGTGGGCGATGCAATCAACGGTGCGTACCAGCAGGGCCAGGCGCTCGCGAGCGGCAACAGCAACGGGCGCGCCGAGGCGCTGCATGCGATTGCGGCAGGCGGTAATGCCGCGATGGCGGGCATGGGGGCGGCGGACATCGCGGGCGGGGCGACAGGGCCGAACGCGCCGAGCATCGGCGTGCAGTTGAGCTTCGGTTCCAGCCAGAGCAAAAATACGTTCACCGAGGATCAGACAACGCAGAAGGGTTCGAACGTTCTGGCGGGCGGCACAGCAGCGTTCGTGGCAACCGGCGATGGCACGACCGGCAGCGGCAACCTGACCATCGCGGGTTCGAACGTGAACGCGAACGATGTCGTGCTCGCCGCGAAGAATCAGGTCAACATCGTCAACACCACGAACACGGACACGACCGCCAGCACGAACAAATCGAGCAGCGCGAGCGTCGGTGTGTCCTATGGCACGCAGGGTTTTGGCGTCTCGGCGTCAATGTCCAATGCGCACGGCGACGGCAACAGCGACGCCGCGATCCAGAACGCCTCACACGTGAGCGGCGCGAACAGCGTGACCGTCGTCTCGGGGGGCGACACCAATATCATCGGCTCGCAGGTCAGCGGCGGCCAGGTGACGGCGAACGTTGGCGGCAACCTGAACATCGAGAGTGTGCAGGATACGACGGTCAGTACGGCGCATCAGAGCAGCGCCGGAGGCGGCTTCAGTATCAGCCAGGGCGGCGGTAGCGCGAGCTTTAGCGCGCAGAACGGCCATGCCGATAGCAACTATGCCCAGGTCAACGAGCAGGCTGGTATTCAGGCAGGCCATGGTGGCTTTGATATCAACGTCAAGGGCAATACGAACCTGACGGGCGCGGTGATTTCCAGTACCGCCGATGCGTCGCAAAACAGCCTGACCACCGGCACGCTGACCTATAGCGATATCCAGAACCAGTCGCACTACAGCGCGACGAGCAACGGTATTAGCGCGGGCGTCGGTGTCGGCTCGACAGGCAAGGCGACCGGTCCCGGCTCGGTAAGCGGTACGCCCGGCGTGTCACCGATGATCTCGCAGAACGAGAGTGGCGATTCCAGCGCGACGACAACGAGCGGGATCGCGGCGGGCACGATCACGATTACGGATGCGGCGAACCAGACGCAGGACATCGCGTCGATCAACCGCGATACGTCGAATCTGAACGGCACGGTTTCTCAGACGCCGGACGTGCAGAACATCCTGTCGCAGCAGGCCGACACGATGCAGGCTGCACAGGCGGCGGGTCAGGTCGTGGCGCAGGGCATTGGTGCGTACGCTGAATCGAAGCTGGAGGCGGCGCAGAAAGCTGGTGACACGGCCACGGCCGCAGCATGGGCCGAAGGCGGCGACAACCGTGCACTGCTGCATCTGGCGGGCGGTGCATTGATCGGTGGCCTGGGAGGCGGGAGTGTCTTTACTGCGGTAGGTGGTGGCCTTGGCGCGGGACTGTCTTCGAAGCTCGCGGGCCAGCTTGAGAACCTTTCGAAGGGTGTAGCATCGGAAACAGGTTCGGAACTGCTGGGTAATCTTGCCGCGAATGTGGCGGCGGGCGTCGGCGGTGCACTCGTGGGCGGGACGGCAGGTGCGGCCACTGCGTCGAACGTCGAGCTTTACAACCAGATGCATCACCAGAAAAAGGACTTGGTATCGCAGGCTTGCGGAGCAGGGGCACAGTGCAGTGATGCGACACTAAGTGCAGCAATTCAGGCTCAGCAAGCACTCTCTGGTGCAGCCGCAGAAAATGTCGCCCAAACAGGAGTGGCTGCCGGACTAGTGGCTGGCGGTGCCGCCGCAATCGTTCTAGGTCCAGAAGCGTTTGCCGCATATATGGCCGCTCAGGCTGGATATTCGTTGACAACAGCCGCACTGACGGGCGCGGGTATTTCAGGCGGGCTTTATACCGGATCCGCCATCGTCGGTGCCGGCTTAGGTTATAAGCAACAAGATTTTGGAGCCGGTTTTGATCAGCGGTTTTCGATGCCCGGCCTTGCTGCGGCTTCTACGGTCGGCGCCATTAACGGCATGTTCAAGACATCGATGTTTGGCTGGGCAGGTGTTGCAAACTCGATCAAGAACGTTACGACGGTTCCCGGCTTTGTGATCCAGGCAAACGGTCTTGCTCTAGGCCAGTTTGCCGGTAAGGCTGCGCAAGGAGCGGTACATCAAAACAATTCGACCCCGTGA
- a CDS encoding Haemolysin secretion/activation protein ShlB/FhaC/HecB — MLAFGENGPDNTCVLVSNGYTLRDQARRGLLPGVPRQITFADPVTRGTWKTAFPARSGDLLQLRDLEQGLEQMKRVSSQDVDMKIEPTDMPGESDVVITVKRAKPRSVVASTDNSANRATGKLHGNLSLGIDNPVGLNDFFNVGVSQDLEFADKRFGSHGWNGFYSVPWGCWAGTLSAYTNTYYRQIAGVNETLLSRDNSQTVDFKLQRVIRRSQNDVLGVQFRLTKRFGASFIEDIDNPQRRRNNPFIEAGLTDRHYFGASQFDGSLAYRQGIGGPGGTPDYPPMARHTAFTWPSLT; from the coding sequence GTGCTCGCCTTTGGCGAGAATGGGCCAGATAATACGTGCGTGCTTGTTAGCAACGGCTATACGCTTCGGGACCAGGCAAGACGTGGGCTGCTGCCGGGTGTGCCCCGCCAAATCACGTTTGCAGACCCCGTCACGCGCGGCACATGGAAGACCGCGTTCCCTGCCCGTAGCGGCGACCTGCTACAACTGCGTGACCTCGAACAGGGATTGGAGCAGATGAAGCGCGTTAGCAGCCAGGACGTGGACATGAAGATCGAGCCGACAGACATGCCAGGCGAAAGCGATGTCGTGATTACCGTTAAGCGAGCAAAGCCGCGGAGTGTCGTTGCTTCGACGGATAACTCCGCCAATCGCGCGACCGGCAAGCTGCATGGCAACCTGAGCCTCGGCATCGACAATCCGGTCGGCTTGAACGACTTCTTCAACGTCGGGGTCAGCCAGGACCTTGAATTCGCCGACAAACGCTTCGGTTCGCACGGCTGGAACGGCTTCTATTCCGTTCCGTGGGGCTGCTGGGCCGGAACGCTGTCGGCCTATACCAACACGTACTACCGGCAGATCGCGGGCGTGAACGAAACATTGTTATCACGCGACAATTCGCAGACCGTCGATTTCAAGTTACAGCGCGTGATCCGGCGTAGCCAGAATGATGTGCTCGGCGTGCAGTTCCGGCTGACGAAGCGCTTTGGCGCGAGCTTTATTGAGGATATCGATAACCCGCAGCGGCGACGCAACAACCCCTTCATCGAAGCCGGCCTGACGGATCGTCACTACTTCGGCGCATCGCAGTTCGACGGCAGTCTCGCCTACCGCCAGGGTATCGGCGGACCCGGGGGAACTCCGGATTATCCCCCGATGGCCCGACATACCGCTTTCACATGGCCGTCCTTGACGTGA
- a CDS encoding Proton-conducting membrane transporter, with the protein MLYLALERMSLSLYVMVALRRDVAQSSEAAMKYNVLGALATGFLLYGISMLYGVTGSLELNQVLKAVASGCINNAVLLFGVVFIVAGAAFKMGAVPFHMWVSDVYQGSPTAMTLFVGSGPKVAPFARGLRFVLMDLLPYSRDRGRDPDRGLLDGPVHHAVIAQSEEKPHGVRFDVEPSDARNPPRCGHCAPADRAALHRLGVPREVRQAHASRARAEQAFDVLRLWRPARRGAPGIKVYGEVQASCVIINTTRYPSETEIHAASSSHHPVMINSRRLGTACRNFLPTIRTGPIYRALVRRLI; encoded by the coding sequence ATGCTGTACCTCGCTCTCGAGCGGATGTCGCTGTCGCTGTACGTAATGGTCGCGTTGCGCCGCGACGTCGCACAATCGAGCGAAGCGGCGATGAAGTACAACGTGCTTGGTGCACTGGCTACGGGGTTCCTGTTGTACGGCATCTCGATGCTCTACGGCGTGACGGGCTCGCTCGAACTGAATCAGGTACTGAAGGCGGTCGCATCGGGCTGCATCAACAATGCCGTGCTGCTGTTTGGCGTGGTTTTCATCGTCGCAGGCGCTGCTTTCAAGATGGGCGCGGTGCCGTTCCACATGTGGGTGTCAGACGTCTATCAGGGTTCGCCGACCGCGATGACGCTCTTCGTCGGTAGCGGTCCGAAGGTCGCGCCGTTTGCCCGGGGTCTGCGCTTCGTCTTGATGGATCTGCTGCCGTACTCTCGTGATCGCGGACGTGATCCTGACCGCGGGCTTCTCGATGGTCCCGTTCATCATGCCGTCATCGCTCAATCCGAAGAAAAGCCTCACGGTGTACGATTCGACGTCGAGCCGTCTGACGCTCGAAATCCTCCGCGGTGCGGTCATTGTGCTCCTGCCGATCGTGCCGCTCTACACCGGCTGGGTGTACCGCGTGAGGTGCGGCAAGCTCACGCATCACGCGCTCGAGCAGAACAAGCATTCGATGTGTTGAGGCTATGGCGTCCAGCCCGACGCGGCGCGCCGGGCATCAAAGTGTACGGCGAGGTTCAGGCCAGCTGCGTGATTATCAATACCACTCGATACCCCAGTGAAACAGAGATTCATGCGGCTTCCAGCTCGCACCATCCGGTGATGATCAACAGTCGCCGCCTTGGGACAGCATGCAGAAACTTTCTTCCTACAATTAGGACTGGTCCAATTTACCGGGCATTGGTTAGGCGATTAATCTAA